Proteins from one Salmonella bongori NCTC 12419 genomic window:
- the rpmE gene encoding 50S ribosomal protein L31 produces MKKGIHPNYVEITATCSCGNVIKTHSTVGHDLNLDVCGKCHPFFTGKQRVVDTGGRVERFNKRFSIPGSK; encoded by the coding sequence ATGAAAAAAGGTATTCACCCGAATTACGTAGAAATTACTGCAACCTGTTCTTGCGGTAATGTTATCAAAACCCACTCTACCGTGGGCCACGACCTGAACCTGGACGTGTGCGGCAAATGCCACCCGTTCTTCACTGGTAAGCAGCGTGTTGTTGATACCGGTGGTCGTGTTGAGCGTTTCAACAAACGCTTCAGCATCCCTGGCAGCAAATAA
- a CDS encoding TIGR02117 family protein, which translates to MKRVFIVWISLLLYGCTTFPQAVNPTTGGQPSPTEIYIVSHGWHTGIIAPAREVNTVLPQLKKRFAQEAQWYEIGWGDKGFYQSQEITTALTLQAMFWSSGAVMHIVAFSGKPERYFAGSEIMSLSLDTNQRSSLMRYLGRSFARDEEGNLIPLKQGIYGDSQFYAANGRYGILNTCNTWTAKGLESAGLTIHSSLKLTAGSVMKAVEDHRVCLNKYCYPW; encoded by the coding sequence ATGAAGCGTGTTTTTATCGTCTGGATAAGTTTATTGCTATATGGCTGCACAACCTTTCCACAAGCCGTAAACCCCACGACAGGCGGACAGCCTTCCCCGACGGAAATCTATATCGTCAGTCATGGCTGGCACACGGGAATTATTGCGCCAGCCCGTGAGGTTAATACCGTTCTGCCACAGCTTAAAAAACGGTTCGCTCAGGAGGCGCAGTGGTATGAAATCGGCTGGGGCGATAAGGGCTTTTACCAGTCACAAGAAATAACCACCGCGCTTACGCTCCAGGCCATGTTCTGGTCATCCGGCGCGGTGATGCACATCGTCGCGTTTTCCGGTAAACCTGAACGTTATTTCGCCGGTAGCGAGATAATGTCATTATCCCTGGACACAAACCAGCGCAGCAGCCTGATGCGCTATCTGGGCCGCAGCTTTGCCCGTGACGAAGAGGGTAATCTGATTCCGTTAAAACAGGGAATTTACGGCGATAGCCAGTTTTACGCCGCGAATGGCCGCTACGGCATACTCAACACTTGCAATACATGGACAGCGAAGGGGCTGGAAAGCGCGGGACTGACAATACATTCTTCGTTAAAACTCACGGCAGGAAGCGTAATGAAAGCGGTGGAGGATCACAGAGTGTGTCTGAACAAATACTGTTATCCCTGGTAG
- the metJ gene encoding met regulon transcriptional regulator MetJ, producing MAEWSGEYISPYAEHGKKSEQVKKITVSIPLKVLKILTDERTRRQVNNLRHATNSELLCEAFLHAFTGQPLPDDADLRKERSDEIPEAAKEIMREMGIDPETWEY from the coding sequence ATGGCTGAATGGAGCGGCGAATATATCAGCCCATACGCTGAGCACGGTAAGAAGAGTGAGCAAGTCAAAAAAATTACGGTTTCCATTCCTCTGAAGGTGTTAAAAATCCTCACCGATGAACGTACGCGTCGTCAGGTGAACAACCTGCGCCACGCCACCAACAGCGAGCTGTTGTGTGAAGCATTTCTGCACGCCTTTACCGGGCAACCGTTGCCGGATGATGCCGATCTGCGAAAAGAGCGCAGCGATGAAATCCCGGAAGCGGCAAAAGAGATCATGCGTGAGATGGGAATTGACCCGGAAACGTGGGAATACTGA